One genomic window of Sphingopyxis sp. OPL5 includes the following:
- a CDS encoding MFS transporter — protein MATANSDTRHSPVRLTWIVVLIALSVLLNYVDRGAIGVAAPLMKEELKLSATGFGFAVSAFFWVYASACLFVGWLCDRFCVYRVFAIGVAIWAISTALTGFVGGLASLILLRLFLGLGESIAFPGSSKIFAAEVPAERRGIANASVSAALAFGPAVGVLFGGAILGEWGWRPVFWIFGLGTLLWLIPWQIASAPLRAKRIAAPAGERVSLTRLLAIATLWKMGTVHFLSNYGFYFLLAWLPLYLVNTEGYSIPEMTALTTLGFTTQGVVALGAGWLSDRMVARGAEEGELRRKLMIAGHLSTAAAIAGIGASDNVFALAAWLALAGVGTGLIATNLFAIGQIFAGPRAAGSWIGVQNALGNVSGIVGPIVTGLIIDYLGGYGWAFASAAALGALGALLWWKLIPEIRAADL, from the coding sequence ATGGCGACAGCGAACAGCGACACGCGGCACAGCCCCGTCCGGCTGACCTGGATCGTCGTCCTGATCGCGCTATCGGTCCTGCTCAACTATGTCGACCGCGGCGCGATCGGCGTCGCGGCGCCGCTGATGAAGGAAGAGCTGAAGCTCTCCGCCACCGGCTTCGGCTTTGCCGTCTCGGCCTTTTTCTGGGTCTATGCGTCGGCCTGCCTGTTCGTCGGCTGGCTGTGCGACCGCTTCTGCGTTTATCGCGTCTTCGCGATCGGCGTAGCGATCTGGGCGATCAGCACCGCGCTGACCGGTTTCGTCGGCGGACTCGCGTCGCTGATTCTGCTGCGCCTTTTCCTCGGGCTCGGCGAGAGCATCGCCTTTCCGGGCAGCAGCAAGATCTTCGCCGCCGAAGTTCCGGCCGAGCGCCGCGGCATCGCCAATGCCTCTGTCTCCGCGGCGCTCGCCTTTGGTCCCGCGGTGGGGGTGCTGTTCGGCGGCGCGATCCTCGGCGAATGGGGATGGCGACCGGTCTTCTGGATTTTCGGGCTGGGAACCTTGCTCTGGCTCATCCCCTGGCAGATCGCTTCGGCTCCACTGCGCGCGAAGCGCATCGCCGCGCCCGCCGGCGAGCGCGTCTCCCTGACGCGGCTGCTCGCCATCGCGACGCTGTGGAAAATGGGGACGGTGCATTTCCTCTCCAACTATGGCTTCTACTTCCTCCTCGCCTGGTTGCCGCTCTATCTCGTCAACACCGAGGGCTATTCGATTCCCGAGATGACCGCACTGACGACGCTCGGCTTCACGACGCAGGGCGTCGTCGCGCTGGGCGCGGGATGGCTGTCGGACCGCATGGTCGCGCGCGGCGCCGAAGAGGGCGAACTGCGCCGCAAGCTGATGATCGCGGGCCATTTGTCGACCGCCGCCGCGATCGCGGGGATCGGCGCCAGCGACAATGTTTTCGCCCTCGCCGCCTGGCTGGCGCTCGCCGGGGTCGGGACCGGGCTGATCGCGACCAACCTGTTCGCGATCGGCCAGATCTTCGCGGGTCCCCGCGCCGCGGGAAGCTGGATCGGCGTACAGAATGCGCTGGGCAATGTGTCGGGCATCGTCGGACCGATCGTCACCGGACTGATCATCGACTATCTTGGCGGCTATGGCTGGGCCTTTGCATCGGCCGCAGCGCTGGGCGCGCTGGGCGCGCTACTATGGTGGAAACTCATTCCCGAAATTCGCGCCGCCGATCTGTGA
- the purT gene encoding formate-dependent phosphoribosylglycinamide formyltransferase: protein MTPTATILLLGSGELGREFVISAKRLGCRVIACDSYAGAPAMQVADAFEVFSMLDGDALRATIEKHRPDHIVPEVEAIRTEILAEVEAEGFHVVPSARAAQLTMNRDAIRDLAASELKLTTSTFEYATTREELAAAANRIGFPLVVKPVMSSSGKGQSTVKTAADIDAAWDYAAAGMRGDRLRVIAEAFIDFDYEITLLTVRHKDGVTFCPPIGHRQERGDYRESWQPAAMSAAALQSAQDMATKVVDALGGHGIFGVEFFVKGDAVIFSELSPRPHDTGMVTLISQRLTQFDLHARAILGLPIPAIAVSDASASAVLLADRDASDFAITGLAEALAQPDAETSVDARIFGKPVTRPWRRMGVALAKVAGGTTDEARAAAVAAAAKLVIDYR from the coding sequence ATGACCCCCACCGCCACCATATTGCTGCTCGGCTCGGGCGAGCTCGGGCGTGAATTCGTAATTTCGGCGAAGCGCCTCGGATGCCGCGTGATTGCCTGCGACAGCTATGCCGGCGCGCCCGCGATGCAGGTCGCGGATGCGTTCGAAGTCTTCTCGATGCTCGACGGCGACGCGCTGCGCGCGACGATCGAAAAGCATCGCCCCGACCATATCGTGCCCGAGGTCGAAGCGATCCGCACCGAAATCCTCGCCGAGGTCGAGGCCGAAGGGTTCCATGTCGTCCCCAGCGCGCGCGCCGCGCAGCTGACGATGAACCGCGACGCGATCCGCGATCTTGCCGCGAGCGAGTTGAAGCTCACCACCTCGACCTTCGAATATGCGACCACCCGCGAGGAACTGGCCGCCGCCGCGAACCGCATCGGCTTCCCGCTCGTGGTCAAGCCGGTGATGTCGTCATCGGGCAAGGGCCAAAGCACCGTCAAGACGGCCGCCGACATCGATGCCGCCTGGGACTATGCCGCCGCGGGCATGCGCGGCGACCGGCTGCGCGTGATCGCCGAAGCGTTCATCGACTTCGATTATGAAATCACGCTGTTGACGGTGCGCCACAAGGATGGCGTGACCTTCTGCCCGCCGATCGGCCACCGCCAGGAACGCGGCGACTATCGCGAAAGCTGGCAGCCCGCGGCGATGTCGGCCGCCGCGTTGCAATCGGCGCAGGACATGGCGACCAAGGTCGTCGATGCGCTGGGCGGCCACGGCATTTTCGGGGTCGAGTTTTTCGTCAAGGGCGACGCGGTGATCTTCTCCGAACTCTCGCCCCGCCCGCACGACACCGGCATGGTGACCCTGATCTCGCAGCGGCTGACGCAATTCGACCTCCACGCCCGCGCCATCCTCGGCCTGCCGATCCCCGCGATCGCGGTGTCCGATGCCAGCGCCAGCGCGGTATTGCTGGCCGATCGCGACGCGAGCGATTTCGCGATCACCGGCCTCGCCGAAGCACTGGCCCAGCCCGACGCCGAAACGTCGGTCGACGCCCGCATTTTCGGCAAGCCCGTCACCCGCCCCTGGCGCCGCATGGGCGTTGCGCTCGCAAAGGTCGCGGGCGGCACGACCGACGAGGCGCGGGCCGCGGCGGTTGCCGCTGCCGCAAAGCTCGTCATCGACTATCGCTAG
- the polA gene encoding DNA polymerase I, producing the protein MSEKNHLYLVDGSSYIFRAYHRLPPLTNPQGTPVGAVYGYTTMLWKLAKDLHDADGPTHLAVILDHSSKSFRNDIYDQYKANRPEPPEDLRPQFPLIRDATRAFSLPCIELEGFEADDLIASYTEAAVAAGWDVTIVSSDKDLMQLIREPAGDAPQVDMLDTMKNVRLGLDAVNEKFGVTPDLVGDVLALMGDAVDNVPGVRGVGPKTATKLIVEYGDLEKALAGAETMKPSKLRDNLIEHADMARLSRILVELKRDTPMPDTLDQLKLGAIPPEPLKLFLDEHGFRSLSAKLDLGATPGGPPTLPRTGAAPAPVPAGAPSTPTLPPMPAIDRSLYETVTTIEALDRWIAMAKAAHVVAVDTETASLDSVTGTLVGVSLSTGAGKACYIPLGHGGTDMFAEKPDQIPLAEALDRLRPLFADDAVLKVGHNLKYDIGVLAQHDIVIAPYDDTLVMSFALDAGKHQHGLDELAKLHLDHICLTFKEMCGTGKSQISFAEVQLDRATEYAAEDAEVAWRLWKLLKVRLPLEGGTRVYEMVDRPLAAIVEAMERAGIMVNRDYLAKLSGEFATEMLRIEGEIHTLAGQPFAIGSPKQLGEILFDKLGLKGGRKGKSGDWSTDQNELERLERDGVPIARKILEWRQLAKLKSTYTDALQQQINAKTGRVHTSYSLVGAQTGRLSSTDPNLQNIPIRTETGRQIRDAFIAAPGHVLIAADYSQIELRLAAHMADVPELKEAFAQGQDIHAATAIELFGESNRDTRGKAKTVNFSILYGISRWGLAGRLEVTPDEAQALIARYFERFPGISDYITDTLESVRAKGYTETLFGRKTWFPRIKAASQNERAGSERAAINAPIQGTSADLIKRAMARMPAALAEAGLSDVKMLLQVHDELVFEAPEDKAAAAGDVIRSVMMGAAEPALTLSVPLEVEIGTGKSWGEAH; encoded by the coding sequence ATGTCGGAAAAGAATCATCTCTATCTGGTCGATGGCTCCAGCTACATCTTCCGCGCCTATCACCGCCTGCCGCCGCTGACGAACCCGCAAGGGACGCCGGTCGGCGCGGTCTATGGCTATACGACGATGCTGTGGAAGCTGGCGAAGGACCTGCACGACGCCGACGGGCCGACGCATCTGGCGGTGATCCTCGACCACTCGAGCAAGTCGTTCCGTAACGACATCTACGACCAGTATAAGGCGAACCGGCCCGAGCCGCCCGAGGACCTGCGCCCGCAATTTCCGCTGATCCGCGACGCGACGCGCGCCTTCTCGCTGCCGTGTATCGAGCTTGAGGGTTTCGAAGCCGACGACCTGATCGCGAGCTATACCGAGGCGGCGGTCGCCGCTGGCTGGGACGTCACGATCGTCTCCTCCGACAAGGATCTGATGCAGCTGATCCGCGAACCGGCGGGCGACGCGCCGCAGGTCGACATGCTCGACACGATGAAGAATGTCCGCCTCGGCCTCGACGCGGTGAACGAGAAATTCGGCGTCACCCCCGACCTCGTCGGCGACGTGCTCGCGCTGATGGGCGACGCGGTCGACAATGTCCCCGGCGTGCGCGGGGTCGGGCCGAAGACCGCGACCAAGCTGATCGTCGAATATGGCGACCTCGAAAAGGCGCTCGCGGGTGCCGAGACGATGAAGCCGTCGAAACTGCGCGACAATCTGATCGAGCATGCCGATATGGCGCGGCTGTCGCGTATCCTCGTCGAGCTGAAGCGCGACACGCCGATGCCCGACACGCTCGACCAGCTCAAGCTCGGCGCGATCCCGCCCGAACCCTTGAAGCTCTTCCTCGACGAACATGGTTTCCGCTCGCTGTCGGCGAAGCTCGATCTCGGCGCGACCCCCGGTGGCCCGCCGACGCTGCCGCGCACCGGCGCGGCCCCCGCGCCGGTTCCCGCTGGCGCACCCTCGACCCCGACCCTGCCCCCGATGCCGGCGATCGACCGCTCGCTTTACGAGACGGTGACGACGATCGAGGCGCTCGACCGCTGGATCGCAATGGCCAAAGCGGCGCATGTCGTCGCGGTCGACACCGAAACCGCGAGCCTCGACAGCGTCACGGGCACCCTTGTCGGGGTCAGCCTGTCGACCGGTGCCGGCAAGGCCTGTTACATCCCGCTCGGCCATGGCGGCACCGACATGTTCGCCGAAAAGCCCGACCAGATTCCGCTGGCCGAAGCGCTCGATCGCCTGCGCCCGCTGTTCGCCGACGATGCAGTGCTCAAGGTCGGCCATAACCTGAAATATGACATCGGTGTGCTCGCGCAGCACGACATCGTGATCGCGCCCTATGACGACACGCTGGTGATGAGCTTCGCGCTCGACGCGGGCAAGCACCAGCACGGGCTCGACGAGCTGGCGAAGCTCCACCTCGATCACATCTGCCTCACCTTCAAGGAGATGTGCGGGACCGGCAAGTCGCAGATCAGCTTTGCCGAAGTCCAGCTCGACCGCGCGACCGAATATGCCGCCGAAGACGCCGAGGTCGCATGGCGCCTGTGGAAGCTGCTCAAGGTCCGCCTGCCGCTCGAAGGCGGCACCCGCGTTTACGAAATGGTCGACCGCCCGCTCGCCGCGATCGTCGAGGCGATGGAACGCGCCGGGATCATGGTCAATCGCGACTATCTGGCGAAGCTGTCGGGCGAGTTCGCGACCGAAATGCTGCGCATCGAGGGCGAAATCCACACCCTCGCGGGCCAGCCCTTCGCCATCGGCAGCCCCAAGCAGCTCGGCGAAATATTGTTCGACAAGCTCGGCCTCAAGGGCGGACGCAAGGGCAAGTCGGGCGACTGGTCGACCGACCAGAACGAGCTCGAACGGCTCGAACGCGACGGCGTGCCGATCGCGCGCAAGATATTGGAATGGCGCCAGCTCGCCAAGCTGAAGTCCACCTACACCGACGCCTTGCAGCAGCAGATCAACGCGAAGACCGGACGCGTCCACACCAGTTACAGCCTCGTCGGTGCGCAGACCGGGCGATTGTCTTCGACCGACCCGAACCTTCAGAACATTCCGATCCGCACCGAGACCGGGCGCCAGATCCGCGACGCCTTCATCGCCGCGCCGGGTCATGTCCTGATCGCGGCCGACTATAGCCAGATCGAACTGCGCCTCGCCGCGCATATGGCCGATGTGCCCGAACTGAAGGAAGCCTTTGCGCAGGGGCAGGACATCCACGCCGCGACCGCGATCGAGCTGTTCGGCGAAAGCAACCGCGACACGCGCGGCAAGGCCAAGACGGTCAATTTCTCGATCCTCTACGGCATTTCGCGCTGGGGCCTCGCAGGGCGGCTTGAGGTCACGCCCGACGAGGCGCAAGCGCTGATCGCGCGCTATTTCGAGCGTTTCCCGGGGATCAGCGATTATATCACCGACACGCTGGAGAGCGTCCGCGCCAAGGGCTATACCGAGACGCTGTTCGGGCGAAAGACCTGGTTCCCGCGGATCAAGGCGGCAAGCCAGAACGAGCGCGCGGGCAGCGAGCGCGCCGCGATCAACGCGCCGATCCAGGGCACCAGCGCCGACCTGATCAAGCGCGCGATGGCGCGCATGCCCGCCGCGCTCGCCGAGGCCGGCCTGTCCGACGTAAAAATGCTCCTACAGGTCCATGACGAACTCGTCTTCGAAGCGCCCGAGGACAAGGCCGCCGCGGCGGGCGACGTCATCCGCAGCGTGATGATGGGCGCCGCCGAACCGGCGCTGACGCTTTCGGTCCCGCTGGAGGTCGAAATCGGCACCGGCAAGAGCTGGGGCGAAGCGCATTGA
- a CDS encoding DUF805 domain-containing protein, giving the protein MADISIGRIVRRGVAGTIDPRGRDDRVQFWIYFAIVLAPLVAVQMIAQVVLTFPSIDLQGAMQPDYDARAANLKMMTEMFEGMIASIYIAVAMHAVATLLLLTATARRLHDRGRSGLFALILPLAAVVTGIDQARRTEHILGMMPKLSAELAAQSGPQQPSDIFGLIAKMQPEASGASWAAIVAGLAMLVLVIELLRAGTPGPNRFGPQP; this is encoded by the coding sequence ATGGCCGATATTTCAATCGGGAGGATCGTGCGGCGCGGGGTGGCGGGGACGATCGATCCCCGCGGGCGCGACGACCGGGTCCAGTTCTGGATCTATTTCGCTATCGTCCTTGCGCCGCTGGTCGCGGTCCAGATGATCGCGCAGGTCGTGCTCACCTTTCCGTCGATCGACCTGCAGGGCGCGATGCAGCCCGATTATGATGCCAGGGCGGCCAATCTGAAGATGATGACCGAGATGTTCGAGGGCATGATCGCGTCGATCTACATCGCGGTGGCGATGCATGCGGTGGCCACGCTGCTGTTGCTGACGGCGACCGCGCGCCGCCTGCACGACCGGGGGCGCAGCGGGCTGTTCGCGTTGATCCTGCCGCTTGCGGCGGTGGTGACGGGCATCGATCAGGCGCGCCGGACCGAGCATATCCTGGGCATGATGCCGAAACTGTCGGCGGAACTGGCCGCGCAAAGCGGCCCGCAACAGCCGAGCGACATTTTCGGGCTGATCGCGAAGATGCAGCCCGAGGCGTCCGGGGCGAGCTGGGCGGCGATCGTTGCCGGCCTCGCGATGCTCGTGCTGGTGATCGAATTGTTGCGCGCCGGGACGCCGGGTCCCAACCGCTTCGGGCCGCAGCCCTGA
- a CDS encoding CDP-alcohol phosphatidyltransferase family protein, translated as MSSIPPQAATPPVRIQQNILARGERRLLNWICPRLPGWVTPDQLTTLGFLGAVMVAMGYMLSWLGPAWLSLSVAGYVVHWFGDSLDGSLARWRRIERPSYGYFVDHSVDGLAIFLMVGSIGLSPYMRFDVALIAVIGYLLLAIHSFLAAKVVGEFRLSYMAGGPTELRLMLIAMTGLMPIVGGADVWHTNFSPFDLFGLTISSILVTLFVTQSFATARQLAHRRD; from the coding sequence ATGAGCAGCATTCCCCCGCAGGCGGCGACCCCTCCGGTCCGCATCCAGCAGAATATCCTCGCGCGCGGCGAACGCCGCCTGCTCAACTGGATCTGCCCGCGCCTTCCCGGCTGGGTCACCCCCGACCAGCTGACGACCTTGGGCTTCCTCGGCGCAGTGATGGTCGCGATGGGTTATATGCTGAGCTGGCTCGGCCCGGCGTGGCTCTCGCTGTCGGTGGCCGGCTATGTCGTCCACTGGTTCGGGGATTCGCTCGACGGCAGCCTCGCGCGCTGGCGCCGGATCGAACGCCCCTCTTATGGCTATTTCGTTGACCATAGCGTCGACGGCCTCGCCATTTTCCTGATGGTCGGCAGCATCGGACTCAGCCCCTATATGCGCTTTGACGTCGCACTGATCGCGGTAATCGGATATCTGCTGCTGGCGATCCACAGCTTCCTCGCCGCCAAGGTCGTCGGCGAATTCCGCCTCTCCTACATGGCGGGCGGTCCCACCGAACTGCGGCTGATGCTGATCGCGATGACCGGGTTGATGCCGATCGTCGGCGGCGCCGATGTCTGGCACACCAATTTCTCGCCCTTCGATCTTTTCGGGCTCACCATCTCCAGCATCCTCGTCACCCTGTTCGTGACGCAAAGCTTCGCCACCGCGCGCCAGCTGGCCCACCGCCGCGACTAA
- a CDS encoding prephenate dehydratase yields the protein MGSYSASAQALVDEMKAAALAEPARGLAFQGAPGANSDLAAREYDPNSLPLPCYSFEDAIEAVRDGRVDRAIIPIENSLHGRVADIHFLLPESGLSIVGEHFLRIRYGLMSRDLGPLTRAMSHEQALGQCRKWLRGNGIDPVAHSDTAGAAAWVADSDEVGLAALAPPHAADLYGLKLHETGIEDADHNMTRFVVLAREPLTELPQDVPLMTTFIFEVRNIPAALYKALGGFATNGVNMTKLESYQVGGSFTATTFYADIVGAPGEERIDRALEELDFQTKTLRLLGIYRQARART from the coding sequence ATGGGCAGTTATTCGGCATCGGCGCAGGCATTGGTCGACGAAATGAAAGCGGCGGCACTCGCCGAACCGGCGCGTGGCCTTGCGTTTCAGGGCGCGCCGGGCGCCAACAGCGACCTCGCGGCGCGCGAATATGACCCGAATTCGCTTCCCTTGCCCTGCTATTCGTTCGAGGATGCGATCGAGGCGGTGCGCGACGGGCGCGTCGACCGCGCGATCATCCCGATCGAAAACAGTCTGCACGGCCGCGTCGCCGACATCCATTTCCTGCTCCCCGAATCCGGCCTGTCGATCGTCGGCGAGCATTTCCTGCGCATCCGATACGGTCTGATGAGTCGCGACCTCGGCCCGTTGACGCGCGCGATGAGCCATGAACAGGCGCTGGGGCAGTGCCGCAAATGGCTGCGCGGCAACGGCATCGACCCGGTGGCGCACAGCGATACCGCGGGCGCCGCGGCGTGGGTCGCGGACAGCGACGAGGTCGGGCTCGCCGCGCTGGCACCGCCGCACGCTGCCGACCTCTACGGGCTCAAGCTGCACGAGACCGGGATCGAGGACGCCGACCACAATATGACGCGTTTCGTCGTGCTGGCGCGCGAACCGCTGACCGAACTGCCGCAGGACGTCCCGCTGATGACGACCTTCATCTTCGAAGTCCGCAACATTCCCGCCGCGCTCTACAAGGCGCTTGGCGGCTTCGCGACCAACGGCGTCAACATGACCAAGCTCGAAAGCTATCAGGTCGGGGGCAGTTTCACCGCGACGACCTTTTATGCCGACATCGTCGGGGCGCCGGGCGAGGAACGCATCGATCGCGCGCTCGAAGAACTCGATTTCCAGACCAAGACGCTGCGCCTGCTCGGGATCTATCGTCAGGCGCGCGCGCGCACCTAA
- a CDS encoding c-type cytochrome: MDNRNNTIAGWVLFAGICALGLTIGSGMVFADHHPEKEGYPIEDAEGGAGGGESAVPLPNLLAAADVAKGEAVFAKCAACHTINAGGANGVGPNLHAVVGDEIGHGRGGFAFSDALKSHGGTWTFENMDHWLASPRKFASGTKMSFAGLSSAEDRANLIVYLNAQGSNVPLPAAEAAPAADAAAAPAEGAAAPAADKGAAAPAAGAAAAPAPAEAKK; the protein is encoded by the coding sequence ATGGACAATCGCAACAATACCATCGCCGGCTGGGTGCTCTTTGCGGGCATTTGCGCGCTTGGTCTGACCATCGGGTCGGGCATGGTGTTCGCCGACCATCATCCTGAAAAGGAAGGCTATCCGATCGAGGACGCCGAAGGCGGTGCCGGCGGCGGCGAATCGGCCGTCCCGCTTCCCAACCTGCTCGCCGCGGCGGATGTCGCGAAGGGCGAGGCGGTGTTCGCGAAATGCGCCGCATGCCACACGATCAATGCGGGCGGCGCCAACGGCGTCGGCCCGAACCTCCATGCGGTGGTGGGCGACGAAATCGGCCACGGCCGGGGCGGCTTCGCTTTCTCCGACGCGCTCAAGAGCCACGGCGGCACCTGGACCTTCGAGAATATGGACCATTGGCTCGCCAGCCCGCGCAAGTTCGCGAGCGGCACCAAGATGTCGTTCGCCGGCCTGTCGAGCGCCGAAGATCGCGCGAACCTGATCGTCTATCTGAACGCCCAGGGTTCGAACGTTCCGCTGCCCGCCGCCGAAGCCGCTCCGGCAGCTGACGCCGCTGCGGCCCCGGCCGAAGGCGCGGCGGCACCCGCCGCCGACAAGGGCGCCGCTGCACCGGCGGCAGGCGCCGCGGCCGCTCCCGCCCCGGCCGAAGCCAAGAAGTAA
- a CDS encoding c-type cytochrome — MRLAPVVLAGALVLAGALAGCGKGDKPAAETPDAPSAPPEATVEPTAAMGEQIFKRCVACHTIDKGGNNAIGPNLHGVVGRAVASHAGFSYSSAMKAKGGIWDDAALDLYLKQPMMAVPGTRMAFAGIPDDADRKALILYLDAQK, encoded by the coding sequence ATGCGCCTCGCGCCCGTCGTGCTGGCGGGCGCGCTCGTGCTTGCGGGCGCGCTGGCGGGTTGCGGGAAAGGCGACAAGCCGGCCGCAGAAACCCCGGACGCGCCGTCCGCCCCCCCCGAAGCGACGGTCGAACCGACCGCGGCGATGGGCGAACAGATCTTCAAGCGCTGCGTCGCGTGCCACACGATCGACAAGGGCGGCAACAACGCCATCGGGCCCAATCTGCACGGCGTCGTCGGCCGCGCGGTCGCCTCGCACGCCGGTTTCAGCTATTCGTCCGCGATGAAGGCGAAAGGCGGCATCTGGGACGACGCGGCGCTCGATCTTTATCTCAAACAGCCGATGATGGCGGTGCCCGGAACGCGCATGGCGTTCGCGGGCATTCCCGACGATGCCGATCGCAAGGCGTTGATCCTGTATCTGGACGCGCAGAAATAG
- a CDS encoding LOG family protein — MTEDKQPHRSRFHKAKDDAQFAKQAVSTPQTQDPAYRLAFQDTEFLLREDLRPVRFQLELLKPELMLDAAKIESMLVIYGSARIPSPDNAQAVLDAARTPEEKRIAERLAAKAKYYEEARKLARIASQVPPDKNGCRNFVVCSGGGPSIMEAANRGADDEGKESVGLNIVLPHEQAPNRYVTPGLSFQFHYFALRKMHFLLRARAVCVFPGGFGTFDETFELLTLIQTGKIKPIPIVLFSQEFWTRVVNFDALVEEGVISARDLSLFHFVETADEAWAIIQDFYAKVAAE, encoded by the coding sequence ATGACAGAAGACAAACAGCCCCATCGTTCGCGTTTCCACAAGGCCAAGGACGACGCGCAGTTCGCCAAGCAGGCGGTATCGACTCCCCAGACCCAGGACCCCGCCTATCGGTTGGCGTTCCAGGACACCGAATTCCTGCTGCGCGAGGATTTGCGTCCGGTACGCTTTCAGCTCGAACTGCTGAAACCCGAACTGATGCTCGACGCGGCGAAAATCGAATCGATGCTCGTCATCTATGGGTCGGCGCGCATCCCGTCGCCCGACAATGCCCAGGCGGTGCTCGACGCGGCGCGGACGCCCGAGGAAAAGCGGATCGCCGAGCGGCTTGCCGCCAAGGCGAAATATTATGAGGAGGCGCGCAAACTGGCACGCATCGCCAGCCAGGTGCCACCCGACAAGAATGGCTGCCGCAACTTCGTTGTTTGCTCGGGCGGCGGGCCGTCGATCATGGAGGCGGCGAATCGCGGCGCCGACGACGAAGGCAAGGAATCGGTCGGGCTCAACATCGTGCTGCCGCACGAGCAGGCGCCGAACCGCTACGTCACCCCGGGGCTGAGTTTCCAGTTCCACTATTTTGCGCTGCGCAAGATGCACTTCCTGCTCCGCGCGCGCGCGGTGTGCGTGTTTCCGGGCGGTTTCGGGACATTCGACGAGACGTTCGAGCTGTTGACGCTGATCCAGACCGGCAAGATCAAGCCGATCCCGATCGTCCTCTTCAGCCAGGAATTCTGGACCCGCGTCGTCAATTTCGACGCCCTGGTCGAGGAAGGCGTCATCAGCGCGCGCGACCTGTCGCTGTTCCACTTCGTCGAGACCGCCGACGAGGCGTGGGCGATCATCCAGGATTTCTATGCAAAGGTGGCGGCGGAATAG
- a CDS encoding extensin family protein: MAKFPLLRPHILMATIAALSLSACFGSPDVMKRSDAKGSSASTPKRPQMTSAPSFNSPEAQQCAVDLKQAGVKFTPLPNQDHGGGCSSIDAVKLLDIGTPTTNLGAMTCPLARNFAAWAQYAVKPAARKYFGQEVVKIETFGTYSCRNIYGGRSGRLSQHAYSNAVDVSGFVLADGRRIMLDGGWTGDKPSQDFLRALHKSACRRFGTVLSPDYNAAHYNHFHMDMSGAGYCR, encoded by the coding sequence ATGGCGAAATTCCCGCTTCTCCGGCCCCATATCCTGATGGCGACGATCGCGGCCCTGTCGCTTTCGGCGTGTTTCGGCAGCCCCGACGTGATGAAGCGCAGCGATGCGAAAGGCTCTTCGGCCAGCACCCCAAAACGCCCGCAGATGACTTCGGCACCGTCGTTCAACAGCCCCGAGGCGCAGCAATGCGCGGTCGACCTGAAGCAGGCTGGGGTGAAATTCACCCCGCTGCCCAATCAGGATCATGGCGGCGGGTGCAGTTCGATCGACGCGGTCAAGCTGCTCGACATCGGCACCCCGACGACGAACCTCGGCGCGATGACCTGTCCCTTGGCGCGCAATTTCGCGGCGTGGGCGCAATATGCGGTAAAGCCCGCGGCGCGGAAATATTTCGGGCAGGAGGTCGTCAAGATCGAGACCTTCGGCACCTACAGCTGCCGCAACATCTATGGCGGCCGTTCGGGCCGGCTGTCGCAGCATGCCTATTCGAACGCGGTCGACGTGTCGGGCTTCGTGCTCGCCGACGGGCGGCGGATCATGCTCGACGGCGGGTGGACGGGCGACAAACCGTCGCAGGACTTCCTCCGCGCGCTGCACAAATCGGCGTGCCGGCGCTTCGGCACGGTGCTCAGCCCGGATTATAACGCCGCCCATTATAACCATTTCCACATGGATATGAGCGGCGCCGGATACTGCCGCTAG